A stretch of the Malus sylvestris chromosome 10, drMalSylv7.2, whole genome shotgun sequence genome encodes the following:
- the LOC126584165 gene encoding uncharacterized protein LOC126584165, protein MDSVNFYDIKTEKANAILKYRQLRKLANLFRLIEVLAVLLLLSRFSVQLPHAVKNSGSYFKDISGFMVSPRFVFVIGNVIVIVLFAKSGRYSAKDSSTGSSGDDLYEEFVQNSEKNQKLRGEVIEYQAIKNTPKDSILSEKAPQNLEVKNFTRSQSENLEHEICKSSRRLLKRSETEKFKKNVQPGGKPAGSVYPEDGMSNEEFRSKVESFIARQQKFRLQEDFSVN, encoded by the coding sequence ATGGATTCAGTCAATTTTTATGACATCAAAACTGAGAAGGCGAACGCAATCTTGAAATACCGCCAGCTTCGAAAACTTGCAAACTTGTTTCGGTTGATTGAGGTGCTTGCTGTTCTGCTCCTGCTTTCCAGGTTTTCTGTCCAACTCCCTCATGCTGTCAAGAACTCTGGCTCTTACTTCAAGGACATATCCGGCTTCATGGTAAGTCCTCGCTTCGTGTTTGTCATTGGAAATGTAATAGTTATCGTTCTCTTCGCCAAGTCGGGCAGATATTCAGCTAAAGACTCGAGCACAGGCAGCTCGGGCGATGATCTTTATGAAGAGTTTGTTCAGAACAGCGAAAAAAATCAGAAACTTCGTGGCGAGGTGATTGAGTACCAGGCCATAAAAAACACACCTAAGGATAGCATACTTTCTGAGAAAGCTCCTCAAAATTTGGAAGTCAAGAACTTCACAAGGAGTCAGTCAGAGAATTTAGAACATGAGATTTGCAAGAGCTCGCGGCGCTTATTGAAACGATCAGAGACGGAGAAGTTCAAGAAAAACGTTCAGCCTGGTGGGAAGCCGGCAGGGAGCGTGTACCCTGAAGACGGCATGAGTAACGAGGAGTTTCGGAGCAAGGTTGAGTCGTTCATTGCAAGGCAGCAGAAGTTTCGACTGCAAGAAGATTTCTCTGTAAACTAG
- the LOC126586272 gene encoding uncharacterized protein LOC126586272, with protein sequence MHGSEGTSELASHPYESVWMAHRRCTSCKSETEACGHVSIRYEEAQQHNHGVKKHSLFRGFDEVTEPKRVRNIDEGLGLTESSKKTRKEIWEGQSFPMFNLPPKTSVVKLNQDNSTFHGGLLSENSPPAMPVWTPTDAWALEATPPPPERQVKYHNFLENNSLAVSKSFRVESMRSDSKIVPHQSFLCSEEEINLSNSFLAPRQHATSTYNHTRSTLLAHENNFHNNFVSTRSGGSLPRQNDMVLLQHDPSTSSMQQPNYFGKNFLEMQNQSCIGLLSSHASPPEVTRLEKVFHGSGSLPSLQRSVHNIETMRIRATVNADEELSRGPRMFSKTAHHFQITKKTGVNLPEVGQMFGRSTVSTKLKGKAFSNLSGFSTEYGLPPQPRLKLLPYRSSTDTDGEEDVRVVKAQALESSSETDIMDMDAFQDNLLSGVAVVSTSDKHVESGKKSPKSRSAIASGREENGARLPYTKLPDINQELPDSAEERETSTSRTQSLDVEHLLSHAEHPTNSKPRSCPEGSQGPEPSSRWVKRLKLTASQSVHGTKSSKMGEASSPEKVKKSSNSTMKCSITSSQPATGRFLGKEQMVLDQTAMVLRNCESSPIDSARKGPNITLSHPWIRRWSKVASQKKSEAVVAFQSQCLKPTVDEFQKKQFPSIAAMALMGKAMSGFHPCEFANKGSFVVWNTKGF encoded by the exons ATGCATGGTAGTGAAGGAACTAGTGAGCTAGCTTCACATCCTTATGAATCTGTTTGGATGGCTCATCGGAGGTGCACAAGTTGTAAGTCAGAAACCGAAGCATGCGGCCATGTATCGATTCGTTATGAGGAGGCCCAACAACACAATCATGGTGTTAAGAAACATTCCTTGTTTAGAGGGTTTGATGAAGTAACTGAACCGAAAAGAGTAAGAAATATTGATGAGGGCCTCGGTTTGACAGAGAGTTCGAAGAAAACAAGGAAGGAGATATGGGAAGGCCAGTCCTTTCCAATGTTCAATCTTCCTCCAAAGACTAGTGTGGTTAAACTGAATCAGGACAATTCTACTTTCCATGGGGGATTACTTAGTGAGAATAGCCCACCGGCAATGCCTGTCTGGACTCCTACTGATGCATGGGCTCTGGAAGCCACCCCACCACCTCCAGAGCGACAGGTGAAATATCATAATTTTCTTGAGAACAATAGCCTAGCTGTTTCCAAATCTTTTCGAGTTGAATCAATGAGATCAGATTCCAAAATTGTGCCGCATCAATCTTTCCTGTGTAGTGAAGAGGAAATTAATCTATCCAACTCTTTTCTAGCACCTCGACAACATGCCACAAGCACTTATAATCACACAAGGTCCACATTGTTGGCCCATGAGAATAACTTCCATAACAATTTTGTCTCTACAAGATCAGGGGGTTCATTGCCAAGGCAGAATGATATGGTTTTGTTACAGCATGACCCCTCCACAAGCAGTATGCAGCAACCGAATTATTTTGGTAAGAATTTCCTAGAAATGCAAAATCAGTCTTGTATTGGATTGCTTTCAAGCCACGCCAGCCCCCCAGAGGTGACCAGACTGGAAAAAGTATTTCACGGATCCGGATCTCTGCCAAGCCTGCAGCGTTCTGTGCATAACATAGAGACTATGAGAATACGCGCCACTGTCAACGCTGATGAAGAATTATCTAGGGGTCCTCGTATGTTTTCAAAGACAGCTCACCATTTTCAGATCACGAAAAAGACTGGTGTTAACTTGCCTGAAGTAGGTCAAATGTTTGGACGGTCAACTGTATCaacaaaattgaaaggaaaagcTTTCAGTAATCTTTCTGGTTTTTCCACGGAGTATGGTCTCCCTCCTCAACCTAGATTGAAGCTGCTACCTTACAGGAGCTCTACAGATACCGACGGAGAGGAAGATGTAAGAGTTGTCAAGGCTCAAGCACTCGAATCATCATCTGAAACAGATATTATGGACATGGATGCTTTCCAGGATAACCTTCTTTCTG GTGTGGCGGTAGTATCCACATCAGACAAG CATGTTGAGAGTGGCAAGAAGTCACCAAAATCTCGATCAGCCATCGCTTCAGGTAGAGAAGAGAACGGAGCTAGACTTCCATACACAAAATTACCGGACATAAATCAAGAGCTTCCTGATTCAGCAGAAGAAAGGGAGACGAGCACTTCAAGAACCCAGAGTTTGGATGTCGAACATCTCCTTTCCCATGCTGAGCATCCCACAAATTCAAAACCCAGATCATGTCCAGAAGGATCTCAGGGACCAGAACCAAGCAGCAGGTGGGTTAAACGGCTCAAGTTGACGGCTTCTCAGTCTGTTCATGGTACAAAAAGCTCAAAAATGGGAGAAGCCTCTTCACCTGAAAAAGTCAAGAAATCTTCTAACTCAACTATGAAGTGCAGTATAACTAGTTCACAACCTGCCACCGGCAGATTTCTTGGTAAAGAACAGATGGTGCTAGATCAAACTGCAATGGTATTAAGGAATTGTGAGTCATCTCCCATTGACTCCGCCAGGAAAGGTCCAAATATAACGCTTTCTCATCCTTGGATTCGGAGGTGGTCGAAGGTAGCATCCCAAAAGAAGTCTGAAGCAGTGGTTGCTTTTCAATCGCAATGTTTGAAGCCAACAGTAGATGAGTTTCAGAAGAAGCAGTTTCCAAGCATCGCTGCTATGGCACTCATGGGAAAGGCTATGAGTGGTTTCCATCCATGTGAGTTTGCAAACAAGGGGTCTTTTGTAGTTTGGAATACCAAGGGATTTTAA